Proteins from a genomic interval of Anolis sagrei isolate rAnoSag1 chromosome 1, rAnoSag1.mat, whole genome shotgun sequence:
- the RD3L gene encoding protein RD3-like has translation MPFFGWMKWPKNYSYKTGQYPGSEVVTKTLLRELKWHLKERERLIQEIENEQKVQKTGVDYNWLKSSQSPQITIPATEQRQLEVLCSQIQPCQTGIILSRFREVLAENDVLPWEIVYIFKQVLKEFLTNLEKEDQMEDIWNTNCSVHFVAPGDSSGKMDKEEIPTVSSYVDKNTQGMFPTFSHRIWNLPYYYPSS, from the exons ATGCCATTCTTTGGCTGGATGAAATGGCCAAAGAATTATTCCTACAAGACTGGGCAATACCCcggctcagaggttgtgacgaaAACACTTCTGAGAGAACTGAAATGGCATTTGAAAGAGCGTGAGCGACTGATCCAGGAgatagaaaatgaacaaaaagttCAGAAGACCGGTGTGGATTACAACTGGTTGAAGAGCTCCCAAAGTCCACAGATAACTATCCCAGCGACTGAACAGAGGCAGCTCGAAGTTCTCTGCTCGCAAATCCAACCGTGTCAAACTGGAATCATTCTCAGCAG ATTTCGAGAAGTCCTGGCAGAAAACGATGTGTTGCCTTGGGAAATTGTTTATATCTTCAAGCAAGTTTTAAAAGAGTTCCTAACCAACCTGGAAAAAGAGGACCAAATGGAGGATATATGGAATACAAATTGTTCGGTCCACTTTGTGGCACCTGGAGACAGCTCTGGGAAAATGGACAAAGAGGAGATCCCAACGGTATCCAGTTACGTCGACAAAAATACACAGGGCATGTTCCCCACATTTTCCCATCGAATCTGGAACCTTCCCTATTACTACCCTTCAAGCTAG